A window of Mustela nigripes isolate SB6536 chromosome 9, MUSNIG.SB6536, whole genome shotgun sequence contains these coding sequences:
- the SLC1A1 gene encoding excitatory amino acid transporter 3, giving the protein MGKPARKGCDSKRFLRSNWLLLSTVAAVVLGITIGVLVRDYGKLSSLEKFYFAFPGEILMRMLKLIILPLIISSMITGVAALDSSVSGKIGLRAVVYYFCTTIIAVILGIVLVVSIKPGVSQKVDEIDRTGSSPEVSTVDAMLDLIRNMFPENLVQACFQQYKTKREEVNAPREPGTNVTDAPVTAIMTTATSKNKTKEYKVIGMYSDGINVLGLIVFCLVFGLVIGKMGEKGQILVDFFNALSDATMKIVQIIMCYMPLGILFLIAGKIIEVEDWEIFRKLGLYMATVLSGLAIHSIVILPLIYFIVVRKNPFRFAMGMAQALLTALMISSSSATLPVTFRCAEEKNQVDKRITRFVLPVGATINMDGTALYEAVAAVFIAQLNGLDLGIGQIITISITATAASIGAAGVPQAGLVTMVIVLSAVGLPAEDVTLIIAVDWLLDRFRTMVNVLGDAFGTGIVEKLSKKELEQMDVSSEVNIVNPFALESTVLDNEDSDTKKSYVNGGFAVDKTDTISFTQTSQF; this is encoded by the exons GGATCACCATAGGAGTCTTGGTTCGAGACTATGGCAAGCTCTCTAGTCTGGAGAAATTCTACTTCGCTTTTCCTGGGGAAATCCTAATGAGGATGCTGAAACTCATCATTTTGCCATTAATTATATCCAGCATGATTACAG GTGTAGCTGCACTGGATTCCAGCGTGTCCGGGAAAATCGGTCTGCGCGCCGTCGTCTATTACTTCTGTACCACCATCATCGCTGTAATTCTAG GCATCGTGCTGGTGGTGAGCATCAAGCCTGGCGTGTCCCAGAAAGTAGACGAGATTGACAGGACAGGCAGCAGCCCCGAAGTCAGCACGGTGGACGCCATGTTGGATCTGATCAG GAATATGTTCCCTGAGAATCTTGTCCAAGCCTGTTTTCAGCAG TATAAAACCAAGCGTGAAGAAGTGAATGCTCCCAGGGAGCCAGGGACGAATGTGACAGACGCACCTGTCACAGCCATCATGACAACTGCAACTTCCAAG aacaaaacaaaggaatacAAAGTCATAGGCATGTATTCGGACGGCATAAATGTCCTGGGCTTGATTGTCTTCTGCCTTGTCTTTGGACTTGTCATTGGAAAGATGGGAGAAAAAGGACAGATTCTGGTGGATTTCTTCAACGCTCTGAGTGACGCAACCATGAAAATCGTTCAGATCATCATGTG CTACATGCCACTTGGCATCTTGTTCCTGATTGCTGGGAAGATCATAGAAGTCGAAGACTGGGAAATATTTCGCAAGCTGGGCCTTTACATGGCCACCGTCCTGAGTGG GCTCGCGATCCACTCCATTGTCATTCTCCCACTCATCTACTTCATAGTCGTGCGGAAGAACCCCTTCCGATTCGCCATGGGAATGGCTCAGGCTCTCCTGACAGCTCTCATGATCTCTTCCAG TTCAGCCACACTGCCAGTCACTTTCCGCTGTGCTGAGGAAAAGAACCAGGTGGACAAGAGGATCACCAGGTTCGTGCTGCCTGTGGGAGCTAcgatcaacatggatgggactgctCTCTATGAGGCAGTGGCAGCCGTGTTCATCGCACAGTTGAACGGCCTGGACTTGGGCATCGGGCAGATCATCACAATCAG CATCACGGCCACCGCGGCCAGCATCGGAGCTGCCGGCGTGCCCCAGGCCGGCCTGGTGACCATGGTGATCGTGCTGAGCGCCGTGGGGCTGCCCGCGGAGGACGTCACCCTCATCATCGCCGTCGACTGGCTCCT GGACCGGTTCAGGACCATGGTGAACGTCCTCGGGGACGCGTTCGGGACAGGCATCGTGGAGAAGCTGTCTAAGAAGGAGCTGGAGCAGATGGATGTTTCATCTGAAGTCAACATCGTGAACCCCTTTGCCTTGGAATCCACAGTCCTGGATAACGAAGATTCCGACACCAAGAAGTCCTACGTCAACGGAGGCTTCGCGGTGGACAAGACTGACACCATCTCGTTCACCCAGACCTCACAGTTCTAG